The following are encoded in a window of Rhodothermales bacterium genomic DNA:
- a CDS encoding FlgD immunoglobulin-like domain containing protein — translation MAVLFVLFSLVVSVRAQVPSLEAAGVPGIVRNSTANLHARGDSLWVGSFLNLTTDGGSTWLLADADSLFGSRNSVFSIDTEGDVVWVGLGYLSDATSGSSEQSAGGFLVSTDGGRTFTYRFPQLDSPDSDTETYGVSTLPALPVIVPQQSPPFDIDYNAATDEVWVAAWASGIRRSADGGRTWRRVVLPPDDLDYIHPDSTYSFEIEPRRGLTGWFNYLGFGVLLDETQTVWAGTVAGVNRSTPADVTSSGERAWRRFSFDGTSAGLTGNWVISIEEQPLPGRNAIWMATWDGSDGTGPRQQFGVTVTRDGGETFEQVLTDERIFDFAFAGDRIYAAGEAGLFITDDGGVTWRTVRYFNDPAQSDRPIPPDVEVNAVEVTANGDLWVGSTDGLFKSTDRGATWTIFRVEVPLHPTTPTETIPDVDVFAYPNPFSPPQDRFVRIRYELESERAVSLRIFDFEMNLVRELEASGQGAGVRETTWDGVDRNGLRVANGVYFYVVKAGDASYRGKILVIE, via the coding sequence TTGGCCGTCCTATTCGTGTTGTTTTCCCTGGTCGTGTCAGTGCGGGCGCAAGTTCCGTCGCTGGAGGCGGCCGGCGTGCCGGGGATCGTGCGGAATAGCACGGCGAACCTGCATGCGCGTGGCGATTCGTTGTGGGTGGGCTCATTCCTCAATCTCACGACGGATGGAGGATCGACCTGGCTGCTGGCCGATGCGGACTCGCTCTTCGGGTCGCGCAACAGTGTGTTTTCGATCGATACCGAGGGCGATGTCGTGTGGGTCGGCCTCGGGTATCTGAGCGACGCGACGAGCGGCAGCTCGGAACAGTCGGCCGGCGGCTTCCTCGTTTCCACCGACGGCGGGCGCACGTTCACCTACCGATTCCCCCAGCTCGATAGCCCGGATAGCGACACGGAGACGTATGGCGTTTCGACCCTGCCGGCGTTGCCTGTCATCGTCCCGCAACAGAGTCCACCGTTCGACATCGATTACAACGCCGCCACCGACGAGGTCTGGGTAGCCGCCTGGGCCAGTGGCATTCGCCGCTCCGCCGACGGCGGACGGACGTGGCGCCGGGTCGTGTTGCCGCCGGATGACCTGGATTACATCCATCCCGATTCGACCTACAGTTTCGAGATCGAGCCGCGGCGCGGCCTGACCGGTTGGTTCAACTATCTCGGGTTTGGCGTGCTGTTGGATGAGACGCAGACGGTCTGGGCTGGCACGGTAGCCGGCGTCAACCGCTCCACGCCGGCCGACGTGACCTCCTCGGGCGAGCGCGCCTGGCGGCGGTTTTCGTTCGACGGCACCTCCGCGGGCCTCACCGGCAACTGGGTGATTTCGATCGAGGAACAGCCGCTCCCCGGGCGGAATGCCATCTGGATGGCCACGTGGGACGGCAGCGACGGCACCGGGCCGCGCCAACAATTTGGCGTCACCGTCACCCGAGACGGCGGCGAGACGTTCGAGCAGGTGCTGACTGACGAGCGCATCTTCGACTTCGCCTTCGCCGGCGACCGCATCTACGCCGCCGGTGAGGCCGGCCTGTTCATCACCGACGACGGTGGCGTCACCTGGCGCACGGTCCGGTATTTCAACGATCCCGCCCAGTCCGATCGCCCCATTCCGCCGGATGTCGAGGTCAATGCCGTCGAGGTCACCGCCAATGGCGACCTCTGGGTAGGCTCGACTGACGGGCTCTTTAAGAGCACGGATAGGGGAGCGACCTGGACGATCTTCCGCGTCGAAGTCCCGCTCCATCCGACGACCCCGACGGAGACGATCCCGGATGTGGACGTATTTGCCTATCCCAATCCGTTTTCGCCGCCGCAGGACCGATTCGTGCGGATCCGGTACGAGTTGGAAAGCGAGCGCGCCGTTTCGCTCCGGATCTTCGATTTTGAGATGAACCTGGTGCGCGAGCTGGAGGCCTCGGGGCAGGGGGCCGGCGTCCGCGAGACCACCTGGGACGGCGTGGACCGGAACGGGCTGCGCGTGGCGAATGGCGTGTATTTTTATGTCGTGAAGGCCGGCGACGCGTCGTATCGCGGTAAAATTCTAGTCATCGAGTAG